In the Hordeum vulgare subsp. vulgare chromosome 7H, MorexV3_pseudomolecules_assembly, whole genome shotgun sequence genome, one interval contains:
- the LOC123412852 gene encoding protein NPG1-like has protein sequence MAEPEDGGEVAPPEAAAATNAAADSSPPVKEEPAPAAEAKPASSGEGVSLNYEEARALLGRLEFQKGNVEAALCVFDGIDLQAAIERFQPSSSKKTTEATLVLEAIYLKALSLQKLGKSTDAAQQCKSVIDSVESMFKNGTPDIEQKLQETINKSVELLPEAWKKAGSLQETFAAYRRALLSPWNLDEECITRIQKRFAVFLLYGCVEGSPPSSGSPAEGTFAPKTNIEEAILLLTILLKKWYQGKTHWDPSVMEHLTYALSICSQPSLIANHLEEVLPGIYPRTERWNTLAFCYYAVGQKEVALNFLRKSLNKHENPKDTMALLLAAKICSEDRRLASEGVEYARRATANTESLDVHLKSTGLHFLGSCLSKKAKTVSSDHQRAMLQTETMKSLTEAMSLDRNNPNLIFDMGVEYAEQRNMNAALRCAREFIDATGASVSKGWRFLALVLSAQQRYSEAEVATNAALDETAKWDQGSLLRIKAKLKVAQSSPMEAVEAYRVLLALVQAQKNSPKKVEGEADAVTEFEIWQGLANLYSSLSHCRDAEVCLQKARALKLYSAATLEAEGYMHEVRKESKEALAAYVNASAMELEYVSSKVAIGALLSKQGGKYLPAARAFLSDALRVEPTNRMAWLNLGKVHKLDGRIADAADCFQAAVMLEESDPVESFRTL, from the exons ATGGCGGAGCCGGAGGACGGCGGCGAGGTGGCCCCTCCTGAGGCGGCGGCAGCGACGAACGCAGCCGCTGATTCGTCTCCCCCTGTTAAGGAGGAGCCGGCGCCAGCGGCAGAGGCAAAGCCGGCCAGCTCTGGCGAAGGGGTCTCCCTCAACTATGAG GAAGCGAGAGCTCTCTTGGGAAGGCTGGAATTTCAGaaaggcaatgtagaagctgcacTTTGTGTGTTTGATGGAATAGACCTTCAAGCTGCCATTGAGCGCTTTCAACCATCATCCTCGAAGAAAACAACAGAAGCTACTCTCGTTCTTGAAGCCATTTACTTGAAAGCATTGTCCCTTCAGAAGCTAGGAAAATCAACAG ATGCCGCTCAACAATGCAAAAGCGTCATCGATTCTGTTGAAAGTATGTTCAAGAATGGCACTCCTGACATCGAACAAAAGCTACAAGAAACTATCAATAAATCTGTGGAACTTCTCCCGGAGGCCTGGAAAAAAGCTGGTTCTCTTCAGGAAACATTTGCTGCGTACAGACGCGCTCTTCTCAGCCCGTGGAACCTCGACGAGGAATGCATCACAAGGATTCAAAAGAGATTTGCTGTTTTCTTGTTGTATGGTTGTGTGGAGGGAAGCCCACCCAGCTCCGGTTCACCAGCTGAAGGCACTTTTGCCCCAAAGACTAACATTGAGGAAGCCATTCTACTCCTCACAATATTATTGAAGAAGTGGTATCAAGGAAAGACCCACTGGGATCCCTCGGTGATGGAACATTTGACCTACGCGTTGTCGATTTGCAGCCAACCATCTCTTATTGCAAATCATCTCGAGGAGGTTTTACCTGGGATATATCCCCGGACGGAGAGATGGAACACACTAGCATTTTGCTATTATGCCGTTGGCCAGAAAGAGGTGgctctgaatttcttgaggaagtCCTTGAATAAGCACGAGAACCCAAAAGATACAATGGCATTGTTGTTAGCTGCCAAGATATGTAGCGAGGACCGCCGTCTTGCTTCCGAGGGTGTGGAGTACGCGAGAAGAGCGACTGCAAACACTGAATCATTAGATGTTCATCTGAAGAGCACCGGCCTCCATTTCTTGGGGAGTTGCCTGAGTAAGAAGGCTAAGACTGTTTCATCCGATCACCAAAGAGCTATGTTGCAGACAGAAACTATGAAGTCGCTTACGGAGGCGATGTCTCTTGACCGCAACAATCCTAACCTAATATTCGACATGGGAGTCGAATACGCCGAGCAACGGAACATGAATGCCGCACTGAGATGTGCCAGGGAGTTTATCGACGCAACCGGCGCATCGGTCTCGAAAGGTTGGAGGTTTCTAGCACTAGTCCTGTCCGCGCAGCAAAGATACTCCGAAGCAGAAGTGGCGACCAATGCCGCGTTAGACGAGACGGCAAAGTGGGATCAAGGGTCACTGCTCAGGATAAAGGCTAAGTTGAAGGTCGCCCAATCATCGCCCATGGAGGCGGTGGAGGCATACCGGGTCCTTCTTGCTCTTGTTCAGGCCCAGAAGAATTCGCCTAAAAAAGTTGAG GGAGAGGCTGATGCAGTTACCGAGTTCGAAATCTGGCAAGGTCTTGCAAATCTCTACTCCAGCCTCTCACACTGCAGGGACGCCGAGGTATGTTTGCAGAAAGCCAGAGCCCTGAAATTGTACTCCGCCGCGACACTCGAAGCCGAAG GTTACATGCACGAGGTGCGCAAGGAGAGCAAGGAGGCGTTGGCGGCCTACGTGAACGCCTCGGCGATGGAGTTGGAGTACGTGTCGTCCAAGGTGGCCATCGGGGCGCTGCTCTCCAAGCAGGGGGGCAAGTACCTCCCGGCGGCGAGGGCCTTCCTCTCGGACGCCCTGAGGGTCGAGCCGACGAACCGGATGGCGTGGCTCAACCTGGGGAAGGTGCACAAGCTCGACGGGAGGATAGCCGACGCCGCCGACTGCTTCCAGGCGGCGGTGATGCTCGAGGAGTCGGATCCCGTGGAGAGCTTTAGGACGCTCTGA